In a single window of the Daphnia carinata strain CSIRO-1 chromosome 4, CSIRO_AGI_Dcar_HiC_V3, whole genome shotgun sequence genome:
- the LOC130694791 gene encoding pyridoxal kinase-like isoform X1 → MALPESSPQVLSIQSHVVSGYVGNKSAVFPLNVLGFEVHSINSVEFSNHTGYGMWKGQVLNAEELAELMSGLQINDLDNFSHLLTGYVGSASFLEQVYETVRQLKEKNPKLVYVCDPVMGDNGEMYVPQELLEIYRDKLIPLADIITPNQFEVELLTGKTITNENDAIECMEILHKMGVKVVVISSSLLGPSGCLTAFGSSKRSDSMEVWKLDIPRIPHLFTGTGDLFSALLLAWLHISNGDLSIAMANSLGSLQEVLRRTSAYADAQVKLGKTYGAKLLELQLIQSKKDIENPPQTFQAIRLS, encoded by the exons ATGGCCTTGCCCGAATCATCTCCGCAAGTCTTATCGATACAAAGTCACGTAGTTTCAGGATATGTAGGTAACAAAAGTGCTGTCTTTCCACTAAAT GTCCTCGGCTTTGAAGTTCATTCTATTAATTCAGTGGAGTTTTCCAACCACACTGGCTATGGAATGTGGAAAGGACAAGTACTGAATGCAGAAGAATTAG CTGAATTGATGTCTGGGTTGCAGATCAATGATTTAGATAATTTCAGCCATTTGCTGACAGGCTATGTTGGTTCTGCTTCATTCTTAGAGCAAGTTTATGAAACTGTCAGACAgcttaaggaaaaaaatccTAAGCTTGTATATG tTTGTGATCCTGTCATGGGTGATAACGGCGAAATGTATGTTCCCCAAGAACTTTTAGAAATTTATCGCGATAAACTGATTCCCTTAGCCGATATCATCACACCAAATCAATTTGAGGTTGA GCTTTTAACTGGAAAGACTATTACCAATGAAAATGATGCTATTGAGTGCATGGAAATTTTGCACAAAATGGGAGTTAAAGTTGTGGTTATTTCAAGCTCACTACTTGGTCCCAGCGGATGTCTTACAGCATTCGGAAGCTCCA AGCGATCGGATTCCATGGAAGTGTGGAAGCTCGACATACCCCGTATACCTCACCTTTTCACTGGAACTGGAGATTTATTTAGT GCGTTGCTTCTGGCCTGGTTACATATAAGTAATGGCGATTTATCCATAGCCATGGCCAATAGCCTCGGCAGTTTGCAAGAAGTGTTACGTAGGACGTCAGCTTATGCCGACGCGCAGGTGAAACTGGGAAAAACCTACGGTGCCAAATTATTGGAACTCCAGTTAATTCAGAGTAAAAAAGACATTGAGAATCCACCTCAGACCTTTCAAGCTATACGTTTGTCATGA
- the LOC130694791 gene encoding pyridoxal kinase-like isoform X2, with protein MVLPESSPQVLSIQSHVVSGYVGNKSAVFPLNVLGFEVHSINSVEFSNHTGYGMWKGQVLNAEELAELMSGLQINDLDNFSHLLTGYVGSASFLEQVYETVRQLKEKNPKLVYVCDPVMGDNGEMYVPQELLEIYRDKLIPLADIITPNQFEVELLTGKTITNENDAIECMEILHKMGVKVVVISSSLLGPSGCLTAFGSSKRSDSMEVWKLDIPRIPHLFTGTGDLFSALLLAWLHISNGDLSIAMANSLGSLQEVLRRTSAYADAQVKLGKTYGAKLLELQLIQSKKDIENPPQTFQAIRLS; from the exons ATGGTCTTGCCAGAATCATCTCCGCAAGTTTTATCGATACAAAGTCACGTAGTTTCAGGATATGTAGGTAACAAAAGTGCTGTCTTCCCGCTAAAT GTCCTCGGCTTTGAAGTTCATTCTATTAATTCAGTGGAGTTTTCCAACCACACTGGCTATGGAATGTGGAAAGGACAAGTACTGAATGCAGAAGAATTAG CTGAATTGATGTCTGGGTTGCAGATCAATGATTTAGATAATTTCAGCCATTTGCTGACAGGCTATGTTGGTTCTGCTTCATTCTTAGAGCAAGTTTATGAAACTGTCAGACAgcttaaggaaaaaaatccTAAGCTTGTATATG tTTGTGATCCTGTCATGGGTGATAACGGCGAAATGTATGTTCCCCAAGAACTTTTAGAAATTTATCGCGATAAACTGATTCCCTTAGCCGATATCATCACACCAAATCAATTTGAGGTTGA GCTTTTAACTGGAAAGACTATTACCAATGAAAATGATGCTATTGAGTGCATGGAAATTTTGCACAAAATGGGAGTTAAAGTTGTGGTTATTTCAAGCTCACTACTTGGTCCCAGCGGATGTCTTACAGCATTCGGAAGCTCCA AGCGATCGGATTCCATGGAAGTGTGGAAGCTCGACATACCCCGTATACCTCACCTTTTCACTGGAACTGGAGATTTATTTAGT GCGTTGCTTCTGGCCTGGTTACATATAAGTAATGGCGATTTATCCATAGCCATGGCCAATAGCCTCGGCAGTTTGCAAGAAGTGTTACGTAGGACGTCAGCTTATGCCGACGCGCAGGTGAAACTGGGAAAAACCTACGGTGCCAAATTATTGGAACTCCAGTTAATTCAGAGTAAAAAAGACATTGAGAATCCACCTCAGACCTTTCAAGCTATACGTTTGTCATGA
- the LOC130694765 gene encoding 2-aminomuconic semialdehyde dehydrogenase-like, whose product MSLKEINLLNDNSNSLVVDNFIGGNFVKCNKYLDSYNPSTGEVWAQIPDSGSNEVDEAVRHAKNAFPMWSHKTAAERAKFLIKIAESIEENIEILAAAESRDQGKPIALAKRMDIPRAALNFRAFAESICHHLNISNSIPEMGCMNYTVRKPVGIAALISPWNLPLYLLTFKIAPALASGNCVVCKPSEVTSVTAWMLCKLAKDVGLPDGVLNMVFGTGLNAGEALINHTDVNVISFTGSTNVGRHIGQVAAKSIKKVSLELGGKNAGIILDDADLSKVIPATINSCFLNQGEICLCTSRIFVQRPIFEEFVQRLVQETKNLKVGPPTEDVFMGPLVSQLHLEKVQSYIGIAREDGATIHCGETVDELSLGAPYKKGYFIRPTIITGLADSSACMQEEIFGPVVCVSPFDTEEEVIERVNNVKYGLCSAVWGQSGERLLRVAHKLHVGTVWINCWLIRSLDMPFGGMKESGIGREGTSHSLELYTEEKTICYKFQ is encoded by the exons ATGTCATTGAAAGAAATTAACCTTCTTAACGATAACTCAAACTCACTTGTAGTCGACAACTTCATCGGGGGCAACTTCGTCAAATGTAACAAATATCTTGATAGTTATAACCCATCGACTGGGGAAGTTTGGGCCCAAATTCCGGATAGTGGCTCGAACGAAGTGGATGAAGCTGTGAGGCATGCGAAAAACGCATTTCCTAT GTGGTCCCATAAAACAGCTGCAGAAAGAGCCAAATTCCTCATTAAAATAGCTGAATCCATAGAAGAAAATATAGAAATATTAGCTGCAGCAGAATCAAGAGATCAAGGGAAGCCAATTGCCTTGGCAAAGAGGATGGATATTCCAAGAGCAGCACTCAATTTTCGAGCTTTTGCTGAATCCATTTGTCACCACCTCAATAT CTCAAATAGCATACCGGAAATGGGCTGCATGAACTATACAGTGAGAAAACCTGTTGGAATTGCTGCGTTGATTAGCCCATGGAATCTTCCACTGT ATTTGTTGACATTCAAAATTGCTCCTGCTCTAGCTTCAG GAAATTGCGTTGTATGCAAGCCCAGCGAGGTTACATCTGTGACGGCTTGGATGCTATGTAAACTGGCCAAGGATGTGGGTTTGCCGGATGGAGTACTCAATATGGTTTTTGGAACTGGCCTCAATGCAGGAGAAGCGCTAATTAATCATACAGACGTGAAT GTAATCTCATTTACAGGATCAACAAACGTTGGACGTCATATAGGGCAAGTTGCCGCCAAGAGTATTAAAAAAGTCTCACTCGAG CTGGGCGGTAAAAATGCCGGGATAATCTTAGACGACGCGGATTTGTCTAAAGTCATACCAGCTACGATTAATTCATGCTTCCTGAATCAAGGCGAAATATGCCTGTGCACTTCACGAATCTTTGTTCAACGCCCAATTTTCGAAGAATTTGTTCAACGCTTAGTACAAGAAACCAA AAACTTGAAGGTGGGCCCACCTACGGAAGATGTGTTTATGGGTCCATTGGTTAGCCAATTACACCTGGAAAAAGTTCAGAGCTATATTGGTATAGCTCGAGAAGATGGAGCGACCATTCATTGTGGCGAAACGGTTGATGAACTTTCTTTAGGTGCTCCTTATAAAAAG GGATATTTCATTCGACCAACGATTATCACGGGATTGGCCGATTCTTCAGCTTGTATGCAAGAAGAAATCTTCGGCCCCGTAGTGTGCGTCTCTCCGTTTGACACAGAGGAAGAAGTGATTGAACGAGTTAACAAT GTTAAATACGGACTATGTAGCGCTGTTTGGGGACAGAGTGGTGAAAGGTTGTTGCGAGTTGCTCACAAGTTGCACGTGGGGACGGTTTGGATTAATTGCTGGCTTATTCGGTCTCTGGATATGCCTTTTGGTGGGATGAAAGAAAGTGGTATTGGACGAGAAGGGACTTCTCACTCTCTGGAATTGTATACcgaagagaaaacaatttgTTATAAATTTCAGTAA
- the LOC130694773 gene encoding uncharacterized protein LOC130694773 isoform X3, producing MSDKMGNEEQRSSPVEKKWVQFDENNELKPSNHTENPPAASTMSNYNGAVIDTETVQIDIDKLKQLAQLKVPEGDVQGEDLQKTVNPTMRNINLDDLDGAENNLAAMVDPSIQRGFSNGDVIVTVLPVNQKWPWITPAEFRPELVPEELMAEGLSLTVEDYVQIMETLVHDVRFTAYNLCYKRLLMAWLLASFIVLLGLLFSGAKGITLFGCGVIWLIINAGAIFVCMWMKNKMNHGLEKAVAKANQTLTRHRIILGVDDRGKLSCHKTHLCFIYFDTTDCVRKLQALLDAEGHANRTETNAEDLQRQRQMRQRMDIDDTDIVVAGANPIRISRKQARAGILLLRYSQRWAKGLARGSLDLQLLAAINAYNATAAGGGGGGNQSSGTSNGLPVSSPVPPTPLHCATSQCPCQYIQNHLYNKANPAPNICWKMPNFGFH from the exons ATGTCTGACAAAATGGGGAATGAAGAGCAGAGAAGCAGCcctgtggaaaaaaaatgggtccAGTTTGATGAAAACAATGAACTTAAACCGTCCAACCATACAGAGAATCCTCCTGCTGCATCGACAATGTCAAATTATAATGGAGCAGTCATCGACACAGAGACTGTCCAGATTGACATTGATAAATTAAAACAGTTAGCCCAACTAAAAGTACCTGAAGGAGATGTTCAAGGCGAAGATTTACAAAAAACCGTTAACCCAACAATGAGAAATATTAATCTTGATGATCTTGATGGTGCTGAAAACAATTTGGCTGCTATGGTGGATCCTTCAATTCAAAGAGGTTTTT CTAATGGGGATGTTATAGTGACTGTGTTGCCTGTCAATCAAAAGTGGCCTTGGATTACACCTGCTGAATTTCGTCCAGAACTTGTACCTGAAGAACTTATGGCAGAAGGACTTAGT TTGACAGTGGAAGATTATGTCCAAATCATGGAGACCTTAGTACATGATGTTCGCTTCACAGCATACAATTTGTGCTACAAAAGATTATTGATGGCTTGGCTCTTGGCctcatttattgttttactTGGTCTACTCTTCTCGGGTGCTAAAGGCATCACTCTCTTTGGATGCGGAGTGATCTGGTTGATCATAAATGCCGGAGCTATATTTGTTTGCATGTGgatgaaaaacaaa ATGAACCACGGGCTAGAAAAAGCGGTTGCTAAGGCGAATCAAACATTAACGCGTCACCGCATTATTCTGGGTGTCGACGATCGAGGAAAGCTTTCCTGTCACAAAACCCATTTGTGCTTCATTTATTTTGATACAACGGACTGTGTG AGAAAGCTACAAGCATTGCTGGATGCGGAAGGTCATGCAAATCGAACAGAGACCAATGCTGAAGATTTACAACGCCAAAGACAGATGCGCCAGCGAATGGACATTGACGATACGGACATTGTAGTGGCTGGCGCCAACCCCATTCGCATATCGCGAAAACAA GCAAGGGCGGGCATATTGCTTCTTCGTTACAGCCAGCGGTGGGCTAAAGGATTGGCTCGAGGAAGTCTCGACTTGCAACTGCTCGCTGCAATCAATGCCTACAATGCCACAG CagctggtggtggtggtggtggtaatCAATCCTCTGGTACGTCAAATGGTCTCCCTGTTTCCTCTCCAGTACCGCCCACACCACTTCACTGTGCTACGTCTCAGTGTCCGTGTCAGTACATACAGAATCACCTTTACAACAAGGCGAACCCTGCCCCAAATATATGCTGGAAAATGCCCAATTTTGGATTCCACTGA
- the LOC130694773 gene encoding transmembrane protein 268-like isoform X4 gives MSDKMGNEEQRSSPVEKKWVQFDENNELKPSNHTENPPAASTMSNYNGAVIDTETVQIDIDKLKQLAQLKVPEGDVQGEDLQKTVNPTMRNINLDDLDGAENNLAAMVDPSIQRGFSNGDVIVTVLPVNQKWPWITPAEFRPELVPEELMAEGLSLTVEDYVQIMETLVHDVRFTAYNLCYKRLLMAWLLASFIVLLGLLFSGAKGITLFGCGVIWLIINAGAIFVCMWMKNKMNHGLEKAVAKANQTLTRHRIILGVDDRGKLSCHKTHLCFIYFDTTDCVRKLQALLDAEGHANRTETNAEDLQRQRQMRQRMDIDDTDIVVAGANPIRISRKQARAGILLLRYSQRWAKGLARGSLDLQLLAAINAYNATAGGGGGGNQSSGTSNGLPVSSPVPPTPLHCATSQCPCQYIQNHLYNKANPAPNICWKMPNFGFH, from the exons ATGTCTGACAAAATGGGGAATGAAGAGCAGAGAAGCAGCcctgtggaaaaaaaatgggtccAGTTTGATGAAAACAATGAACTTAAACCGTCCAACCATACAGAGAATCCTCCTGCTGCATCGACAATGTCAAATTATAATGGAGCAGTCATCGACACAGAGACTGTCCAGATTGACATTGATAAATTAAAACAGTTAGCCCAACTAAAAGTACCTGAAGGAGATGTTCAAGGCGAAGATTTACAAAAAACCGTTAACCCAACAATGAGAAATATTAATCTTGATGATCTTGATGGTGCTGAAAACAATTTGGCTGCTATGGTGGATCCTTCAATTCAAAGAGGTTTTT CTAATGGGGATGTTATAGTGACTGTGTTGCCTGTCAATCAAAAGTGGCCTTGGATTACACCTGCTGAATTTCGTCCAGAACTTGTACCTGAAGAACTTATGGCAGAAGGACTTAGT TTGACAGTGGAAGATTATGTCCAAATCATGGAGACCTTAGTACATGATGTTCGCTTCACAGCATACAATTTGTGCTACAAAAGATTATTGATGGCTTGGCTCTTGGCctcatttattgttttactTGGTCTACTCTTCTCGGGTGCTAAAGGCATCACTCTCTTTGGATGCGGAGTGATCTGGTTGATCATAAATGCCGGAGCTATATTTGTTTGCATGTGgatgaaaaacaaa ATGAACCACGGGCTAGAAAAAGCGGTTGCTAAGGCGAATCAAACATTAACGCGTCACCGCATTATTCTGGGTGTCGACGATCGAGGAAAGCTTTCCTGTCACAAAACCCATTTGTGCTTCATTTATTTTGATACAACGGACTGTGTG AGAAAGCTACAAGCATTGCTGGATGCGGAAGGTCATGCAAATCGAACAGAGACCAATGCTGAAGATTTACAACGCCAAAGACAGATGCGCCAGCGAATGGACATTGACGATACGGACATTGTAGTGGCTGGCGCCAACCCCATTCGCATATCGCGAAAACAA GCAAGGGCGGGCATATTGCTTCTTCGTTACAGCCAGCGGTGGGCTAAAGGATTGGCTCGAGGAAGTCTCGACTTGCAACTGCTCGCTGCAATCAATGCCTACAATGCCACAG ctggtggtggtggtggtggtaatCAATCCTCTGGTACGTCAAATGGTCTCCCTGTTTCCTCTCCAGTACCGCCCACACCACTTCACTGTGCTACGTCTCAGTGTCCGTGTCAGTACATACAGAATCACCTTTACAACAAGGCGAACCCTGCCCCAAATATATGCTGGAAAATGCCCAATTTTGGATTCCACTGA
- the LOC130694773 gene encoding uncharacterized protein LOC130694773 isoform X2 has protein sequence MSDKMGNEEQRSSPVEKKWVQFDENNELKPSNHTENPPAASTMSNYNGAVIDTETVQIDIDKLKQLAQLKVPEGDVQGEDLQKTVNPTMRNINLDDLDGAENNLAAMVDPSIQRGFSNGDVIVTVLPVNQKWPWITPAEFRPELVPEELMAEGLSLTVEDYVQIMETLVHDVRFTAYNLCYKRLLMAWLLASFIVLLGLLFSGAKGITLFGCGVIWLIINAGAIFVCMWMKNKMNHGLEKAVAKANQTLTRHRIILGVDDRGKLSCHKTHLCFIYFDTTDCVRKLQALLDAEGHANRTETNAEDLQRQRQMRQRMDIDDTDIVVAGANPIRISRKQARAGILLLRYSQRWAKGLARGSLDLQLLAAINAYNATGPSGGGGGGNQSSGTSNGLPVSSPVPPTPLHCATSQCPCQYIQNHLYNKANPAPNICWKMPNFGFH, from the exons ATGTCTGACAAAATGGGGAATGAAGAGCAGAGAAGCAGCcctgtggaaaaaaaatgggtccAGTTTGATGAAAACAATGAACTTAAACCGTCCAACCATACAGAGAATCCTCCTGCTGCATCGACAATGTCAAATTATAATGGAGCAGTCATCGACACAGAGACTGTCCAGATTGACATTGATAAATTAAAACAGTTAGCCCAACTAAAAGTACCTGAAGGAGATGTTCAAGGCGAAGATTTACAAAAAACCGTTAACCCAACAATGAGAAATATTAATCTTGATGATCTTGATGGTGCTGAAAACAATTTGGCTGCTATGGTGGATCCTTCAATTCAAAGAGGTTTTT CTAATGGGGATGTTATAGTGACTGTGTTGCCTGTCAATCAAAAGTGGCCTTGGATTACACCTGCTGAATTTCGTCCAGAACTTGTACCTGAAGAACTTATGGCAGAAGGACTTAGT TTGACAGTGGAAGATTATGTCCAAATCATGGAGACCTTAGTACATGATGTTCGCTTCACAGCATACAATTTGTGCTACAAAAGATTATTGATGGCTTGGCTCTTGGCctcatttattgttttactTGGTCTACTCTTCTCGGGTGCTAAAGGCATCACTCTCTTTGGATGCGGAGTGATCTGGTTGATCATAAATGCCGGAGCTATATTTGTTTGCATGTGgatgaaaaacaaa ATGAACCACGGGCTAGAAAAAGCGGTTGCTAAGGCGAATCAAACATTAACGCGTCACCGCATTATTCTGGGTGTCGACGATCGAGGAAAGCTTTCCTGTCACAAAACCCATTTGTGCTTCATTTATTTTGATACAACGGACTGTGTG AGAAAGCTACAAGCATTGCTGGATGCGGAAGGTCATGCAAATCGAACAGAGACCAATGCTGAAGATTTACAACGCCAAAGACAGATGCGCCAGCGAATGGACATTGACGATACGGACATTGTAGTGGCTGGCGCCAACCCCATTCGCATATCGCGAAAACAA GCAAGGGCGGGCATATTGCTTCTTCGTTACAGCCAGCGGTGGGCTAAAGGATTGGCTCGAGGAAGTCTCGACTTGCAACTGCTCGCTGCAATCAATGCCTACAATGCCACAGGTCCAT ctggtggtggtggtggtggtaatCAATCCTCTGGTACGTCAAATGGTCTCCCTGTTTCCTCTCCAGTACCGCCCACACCACTTCACTGTGCTACGTCTCAGTGTCCGTGTCAGTACATACAGAATCACCTTTACAACAAGGCGAACCCTGCCCCAAATATATGCTGGAAAATGCCCAATTTTGGATTCCACTGA
- the LOC130694773 gene encoding uncharacterized protein LOC130694773 isoform X1, with translation MSDKMGNEEQRSSPVEKKWVQFDENNELKPSNHTENPPAASTMSNYNGAVIDTETVQIDIDKLKQLAQLKVPEGDVQGEDLQKTVNPTMRNINLDDLDGAENNLAAMVDPSIQRGFSNGDVIVTVLPVNQKWPWITPAEFRPELVPEELMAEGLSLTVEDYVQIMETLVHDVRFTAYNLCYKRLLMAWLLASFIVLLGLLFSGAKGITLFGCGVIWLIINAGAIFVCMWMKNKMNHGLEKAVAKANQTLTRHRIILGVDDRGKLSCHKTHLCFIYFDTTDCVRKLQALLDAEGHANRTETNAEDLQRQRQMRQRMDIDDTDIVVAGANPIRISRKQARAGILLLRYSQRWAKGLARGSLDLQLLAAINAYNATGPSAGGGGGGNQSSGTSNGLPVSSPVPPTPLHCATSQCPCQYIQNHLYNKANPAPNICWKMPNFGFH, from the exons ATGTCTGACAAAATGGGGAATGAAGAGCAGAGAAGCAGCcctgtggaaaaaaaatgggtccAGTTTGATGAAAACAATGAACTTAAACCGTCCAACCATACAGAGAATCCTCCTGCTGCATCGACAATGTCAAATTATAATGGAGCAGTCATCGACACAGAGACTGTCCAGATTGACATTGATAAATTAAAACAGTTAGCCCAACTAAAAGTACCTGAAGGAGATGTTCAAGGCGAAGATTTACAAAAAACCGTTAACCCAACAATGAGAAATATTAATCTTGATGATCTTGATGGTGCTGAAAACAATTTGGCTGCTATGGTGGATCCTTCAATTCAAAGAGGTTTTT CTAATGGGGATGTTATAGTGACTGTGTTGCCTGTCAATCAAAAGTGGCCTTGGATTACACCTGCTGAATTTCGTCCAGAACTTGTACCTGAAGAACTTATGGCAGAAGGACTTAGT TTGACAGTGGAAGATTATGTCCAAATCATGGAGACCTTAGTACATGATGTTCGCTTCACAGCATACAATTTGTGCTACAAAAGATTATTGATGGCTTGGCTCTTGGCctcatttattgttttactTGGTCTACTCTTCTCGGGTGCTAAAGGCATCACTCTCTTTGGATGCGGAGTGATCTGGTTGATCATAAATGCCGGAGCTATATTTGTTTGCATGTGgatgaaaaacaaa ATGAACCACGGGCTAGAAAAAGCGGTTGCTAAGGCGAATCAAACATTAACGCGTCACCGCATTATTCTGGGTGTCGACGATCGAGGAAAGCTTTCCTGTCACAAAACCCATTTGTGCTTCATTTATTTTGATACAACGGACTGTGTG AGAAAGCTACAAGCATTGCTGGATGCGGAAGGTCATGCAAATCGAACAGAGACCAATGCTGAAGATTTACAACGCCAAAGACAGATGCGCCAGCGAATGGACATTGACGATACGGACATTGTAGTGGCTGGCGCCAACCCCATTCGCATATCGCGAAAACAA GCAAGGGCGGGCATATTGCTTCTTCGTTACAGCCAGCGGTGGGCTAAAGGATTGGCTCGAGGAAGTCTCGACTTGCAACTGCTCGCTGCAATCAATGCCTACAATGCCACAGGTCCAT CagctggtggtggtggtggtggtaatCAATCCTCTGGTACGTCAAATGGTCTCCCTGTTTCCTCTCCAGTACCGCCCACACCACTTCACTGTGCTACGTCTCAGTGTCCGTGTCAGTACATACAGAATCACCTTTACAACAAGGCGAACCCTGCCCCAAATATATGCTGGAAAATGCCCAATTTTGGATTCCACTGA
- the LOC130694773 gene encoding uncharacterized protein LOC130694773 isoform X5, translating to MSDKMGNEEQRSSPVEKKWVQFDENNELKPSNHTENPPAASTMSNYNGAVIDTETVQIDIDKLKQLAQLKVPEGDVQGEDLQKTVNPTMRNINLDDLDGAENNLAAMVDPSIQRGFSNGDVIVTVLPVNQKWPWITPAEFRPELVPEELMAEGLSLTVEDYVQIMETLVHDVRFTAYNLCYKRLLMAWLLASFIVLLGLLFSGAKGITLFGCGVIWLIINAGAIFVCMWMKNKMNHGLEKAVAKANQTLTRHRIILGVDDRGKLSCHKTHLCFIYFDTTDCVRKLQALLDAEGHANRTETNAEDLQRQRQMRQRMDIDDTDIVVAGANPIRISRKQESAERLLLRYAQRWAKEFLRHRLDWSVDDSYNTYNSANPSFGIAPHANYPRPRHHSSALCLCQFIEDYLRNKPRKDPRSCCSCSCAPLE from the exons ATGTCTGACAAAATGGGGAATGAAGAGCAGAGAAGCAGCcctgtggaaaaaaaatgggtccAGTTTGATGAAAACAATGAACTTAAACCGTCCAACCATACAGAGAATCCTCCTGCTGCATCGACAATGTCAAATTATAATGGAGCAGTCATCGACACAGAGACTGTCCAGATTGACATTGATAAATTAAAACAGTTAGCCCAACTAAAAGTACCTGAAGGAGATGTTCAAGGCGAAGATTTACAAAAAACCGTTAACCCAACAATGAGAAATATTAATCTTGATGATCTTGATGGTGCTGAAAACAATTTGGCTGCTATGGTGGATCCTTCAATTCAAAGAGGTTTTT CTAATGGGGATGTTATAGTGACTGTGTTGCCTGTCAATCAAAAGTGGCCTTGGATTACACCTGCTGAATTTCGTCCAGAACTTGTACCTGAAGAACTTATGGCAGAAGGACTTAGT TTGACAGTGGAAGATTATGTCCAAATCATGGAGACCTTAGTACATGATGTTCGCTTCACAGCATACAATTTGTGCTACAAAAGATTATTGATGGCTTGGCTCTTGGCctcatttattgttttactTGGTCTACTCTTCTCGGGTGCTAAAGGCATCACTCTCTTTGGATGCGGAGTGATCTGGTTGATCATAAATGCCGGAGCTATATTTGTTTGCATGTGgatgaaaaacaaa ATGAACCACGGGCTAGAAAAAGCGGTTGCTAAGGCGAATCAAACATTAACGCGTCACCGCATTATTCTGGGTGTCGACGATCGAGGAAAGCTTTCCTGTCACAAAACCCATTTGTGCTTCATTTATTTTGATACAACGGACTGTGTG AGAAAGCTACAAGCATTGCTGGATGCGGAAGGTCATGCAAATCGAACAGAGACCAATGCTGAAGATTTACAACGCCAAAGACAGATGCGCCAGCGAATGGACATTGACGATACGGACATTGTAGTGGCTGGCGCCAACCCCATTCGCATATCGCGAAAACAA GAGAGTGCCGAACGATTGCTGTTACGCTACGCTCAAAGATGGGCCAAGGAATTCCTTCGTCACAGGCTCGATTGGAGTGTAGATGATAGCTACAACACCTACAATTCTGCTAACCCTTCCTTTGGAATTGCCCCTCACGCCAATTATCCCCGCCCCCGCCATCATAGTTCCGCCCTCTGCCTCTGTCAATTTATTGAAGACTATTTGAGAAACAAACCTCGCAAAGACCCGCGCAGTTGTTGCTCCTGCTCTTGCGCTCCCCTCGAATAA